Proteins encoded by one window of Streptomyces clavuligerus:
- the cobT gene encoding nicotinate-nucleotide--dimethylbenzimidazole phosphoribosyltransferase, with translation MSRLNLDDFSELIERPDSGVRRDAEERRERLVVPGGALGRLDELGEWLAAAQGSVPVRPIERPKAVLFAGDHGVASLEVSGRAAGTAHRLVRAALEGGTPVAVLARRAGVPLRIVDAGLDCDPALLPDEVVRHRVRRGSGRIDVEDALTAEEAERAVRLGMAIADEEADSGTDAVVLGDLSVGGTTPASTLIAALCGTDASLVTGRGGAGIDDLAWMRKCAAIRDALRRARPVLGDQLELLAAVGGADLAAMTGFLLQSAVRRMPVILDGVVSAACALVAQRAAFRAPDWWLAGQLSGEPAQAKALDRMALTPLLDHGVTVGEGAGALLALPFVQAAAALAAELPERSSDTDDTDDADDADGTDGADEPDGSKEPEKPDGADGAGRVAAG, from the coding sequence ATGAGCAGGCTGAATCTCGATGACTTCTCCGAACTGATCGAGCGTCCCGACAGCGGCGTCCGGCGCGACGCCGAGGAGCGCCGGGAGCGCCTGGTGGTCCCGGGCGGGGCGCTGGGGCGCCTGGACGAGCTGGGTGAATGGCTGGCGGCCGCTCAGGGCTCGGTGCCGGTGCGGCCGATCGAGCGGCCCAAGGCGGTGCTGTTCGCCGGGGACCACGGGGTGGCGTCCCTGGAGGTCTCGGGCCGTGCGGCGGGCACCGCGCACCGGCTGGTGCGGGCGGCGCTGGAGGGCGGGACCCCGGTCGCGGTGCTGGCGCGCCGGGCGGGGGTGCCGCTGCGGATCGTGGACGCGGGGCTGGACTGCGATCCGGCGCTGCTGCCGGACGAGGTGGTGCGCCACCGGGTGCGGCGCGGCAGCGGGCGCATCGACGTGGAGGACGCGCTGACGGCCGAGGAGGCCGAGCGCGCGGTCCGGCTCGGGATGGCGATCGCGGACGAGGAGGCCGACTCGGGCACCGACGCGGTGGTCCTCGGCGATCTGAGCGTGGGCGGGACGACGCCCGCGTCCACGCTGATCGCGGCCCTGTGCGGGACGGACGCCTCGCTGGTGACGGGGCGCGGCGGCGCGGGCATCGACGATCTGGCGTGGATGCGCAAGTGCGCGGCGATCCGGGACGCGCTGCGCCGGGCCCGGCCGGTCCTCGGGGACCAGTTGGAGCTGCTGGCGGCGGTGGGGGGCGCGGATCTGGCCGCGATGACGGGTTTTCTGCTCCAGAGCGCGGTGCGCCGGATGCCGGTGATCCTGGACGGGGTGGTGTCGGCGGCGTGTGCGCTGGTGGCACAGCGGGCCGCGTTCCGGGCGCCGGACTGGTGGCTGGCGGGTCAGCTGAGCGGGGAGCCGGCGCAGGCGAAGGCGCTGGACCGGATGGCGCTCACCCCGCTCCTGGACCACGGTGTCACGGTCGGGGAGGGGGCGGGGGCGCTGCTCGCGCTTCCGTTCGTCCAGGCGGCTGCCGCGCTGGCGGCCGAGTTGCCGGAGCGGTCGTCCGACACGGATGACACAGATGACGCAGATGACGCAGATGGCACGGATGGCGCGGATGAGCCGGACGGCTCCAAGGAGCCCGAGAAGCCCGACGGGGCGGACGGCGCGGGTCGGGTCGCCGCGGGCTGA
- a CDS encoding bifunctional adenosylcobinamide kinase/adenosylcobinamide-phosphate guanylyltransferase, producing the protein MEVTLLGTGAPAGLPRPDCPCAVCATARGPLARAATALLVDGALLLDLTPGAALAAARAGHSLVGVRQVLLTHPHDGPALDVPAGLPPAGRVPDGRVLTLISGHRVRAVPMDTPGTGYEVASPDGERLLYLPPGGAPAGLTDGAAPYDMVLADVVARPDAIARLRATGGIGATTDVIAVHLDHEVPGGGELERRLAAAGARAVPDGTTLIVGEYHAVPDVPRRTLVTGGARSGKSVEAERRLETFPGVLYVATGGGRGGDTEWADRVALHRERRPNSWRTEETCELVPLLSGDGPPLLLDCLSLWLTDAMDRVGAWDDERWRQGGERELRKRVGELVTAVRTTGRTVVAVTNEVGSGVVPATASGRRFRDELGRLNAAFAAECEQVVLVVAGQALVLRN; encoded by the coding sequence GTGGAAGTGACATTGCTCGGCACCGGCGCACCCGCCGGTCTCCCCCGGCCCGACTGTCCCTGCGCGGTCTGCGCCACCGCCCGCGGCCCGCTGGCCCGCGCGGCCACCGCGCTGCTCGTGGACGGTGCGCTGCTGCTCGACCTGACCCCGGGCGCGGCGCTGGCCGCCGCGCGGGCGGGGCATTCGCTGGTGGGGGTGCGGCAGGTGCTGCTCACGCATCCGCACGACGGGCCCGCCCTGGATGTCCCGGCGGGGCTGCCCCCGGCGGGACGGGTGCCCGACGGCCGGGTGCTGACGCTGATCAGCGGGCACCGGGTGCGGGCGGTCCCGATGGACACCCCGGGGACGGGGTACGAGGTGGCCTCCCCGGACGGCGAGCGGCTGCTGTATCTGCCGCCGGGGGGTGCGCCCGCCGGGCTCACGGACGGGGCCGCCCCGTACGACATGGTGCTCGCCGACGTGGTGGCGCGGCCCGACGCGATCGCGCGGCTGCGGGCGACGGGCGGGATCGGGGCGACGACCGATGTGATCGCCGTCCATCTCGACCACGAAGTGCCCGGCGGCGGTGAGCTGGAGCGGCGGCTCGCGGCGGCGGGTGCGCGGGCGGTGCCGGACGGGACGACGCTGATCGTGGGCGAGTACCACGCCGTTCCCGACGTTCCGCGCCGCACGCTGGTCACCGGCGGGGCGCGTTCGGGGAAGTCGGTGGAGGCGGAGCGGCGGCTCGAAACGTTCCCTGGGGTGTTGTACGTGGCCACGGGCGGCGGCCGCGGCGGCGACACCGAGTGGGCGGACCGGGTGGCGCTGCACCGGGAGCGCCGTCCGAACTCCTGGCGCACGGAGGAGACCTGCGAGCTGGTTCCGCTGCTGTCCGGCGACGGTCCCCCGCTGCTGCTGGACTGTCTGTCGCTGTGGCTGACGGACGCGATGGACCGGGTGGGCGCCTGGGACGACGAGCGGTGGCGGCAGGGCGGTGAACGGGAGCTGCGGAAACGGGTCGGTGAGCTGGTCACGGCGGTGCGGACGACCGGGCGGACGGTGGTGGCGGTGACGAACGAGGTGGGTTCGGGGGTGGTGCCCGCGACCGCGTCCGGCCGTCGTTTCCGCGATGAGCTGGGACGGCTGAACGCGGCGTTCGCGGCCGAGTGCGAGCAGGTCGTCCTGGTGGTGGCGGGGCAGGCGCTGGTACTGCGGAACTGA
- a CDS encoding S1C family serine protease — MEISPRRLLPPLAALLVAGLAAGCSGTPVGESSSWEQSRNSTRAVPPPQAVNDLQSDYETVIKNVLPSVVQIESGNSLGSGVVYDSKGHIITNAHVVGGGRSFLVTVATGEEPVTAKLVSSYPEQDLAVIKLDQVPVGLKPARFGDSSTVAVGQIVLAMGSPLGLSSSVTQGIVSGIGRTVTESAADGGTGATIGNMVQTSAAINPGNSGGALVNLDSEVIGIPTLAATDPGLGDAAAPGIGFAIPVSMVKTVADQIIATGKVTDSGRAALEITGRTVLDDNYQPAGVAIVEVVPNGSADKAGLRAGDIITRVGPDEITTITSLAEALAPDKPGDQVVVGYLRDGRAGTARVTLGEI; from the coding sequence ATGGAGATATCGCCACGCCGACTGCTGCCGCCGCTCGCCGCTCTGCTGGTGGCCGGCCTGGCCGCCGGATGCTCCGGCACCCCCGTCGGGGAGTCCTCCTCCTGGGAGCAGTCCCGCAACTCGACCCGCGCCGTCCCACCGCCGCAGGCCGTGAACGACCTCCAGTCCGACTACGAGACGGTGATCAAGAACGTTCTGCCGTCGGTGGTGCAGATCGAGTCCGGGAACAGCCTCGGCTCGGGGGTCGTGTACGACAGCAAGGGCCACATCATCACCAACGCCCATGTGGTGGGCGGCGGACGTTCGTTCCTCGTCACCGTCGCCACCGGCGAGGAGCCCGTCACCGCGAAGCTGGTCTCCTCGTACCCCGAACAGGATCTCGCCGTCATCAAGCTGGACCAGGTCCCGGTGGGTCTGAAACCCGCGAGGTTCGGGGACTCGTCCACAGTCGCGGTCGGCCAGATCGTGCTCGCGATGGGCTCGCCGCTCGGGCTCTCCAGCAGCGTCACCCAGGGCATCGTCTCCGGCATCGGCCGTACCGTGACGGAGAGCGCCGCCGACGGCGGCACCGGCGCGACCATCGGGAACATGGTGCAGACCTCGGCGGCGATCAACCCCGGCAACAGCGGGGGCGCGCTGGTCAACCTGGACAGCGAGGTGATCGGCATCCCCACCCTGGCGGCGACCGACCCCGGCCTCGGGGACGCCGCCGCGCCGGGCATCGGCTTCGCGATCCCCGTCTCCATGGTGAAGACCGTCGCCGACCAGATCATCGCCACCGGCAAGGTCACCGACTCGGGCCGGGCGGCCCTGGAGATCACCGGCCGTACCGTCCTGGACGACAACTACCAGCCCGCCGGGGTGGCGATCGTCGAGGTCGTCCCGAACGGCTCGGCGGACAAGGCGGGCCTGCGCGCCGGGGACATCATCACCAGGGTGGGCCCCGACGAGATCACCACCATCACCTCCCTGGCGGAGGCGCTGGCCCCGGACAAGCCGGGTGACCAGGTCGTGGTGGGCTACCTCCGCGATGGGCGGGCGGGCACGGCGCGGGTGACGCTGGGGGAGATCTGA
- a CDS encoding ABC transporter ATP-binding protein: protein MSTPETTAAKDTPAVRLPAGETWRALYTHFRPHRGRVALGAFFALVGTVTALLQPLAAKRLVEQLGEDESITGVLIGLTALVVLGTAIEALGGYIMARSAESVVLAARRSLIGRLLRLRLPAMERTQPGDLMSRITSDTTLLRAVTTQAIVSAATGLVGLVATLVMLALMDLTLLGVTLGVLVTIGGAVAVIMPQISRATQRSQEAVAQISTRLERAFGAFRTLKASGAEERETKIIAAAAEEAWRQGVHAAKWESVAWSSVGLAVQVSFLAVLGIGGARVASGAIDVATLIAFLLFLFYLFEPVNKLVEAATQYQEGSAAIARIVEAERLETEDLETGEPGAGEPGAGEPGAGADVPGAAAGPVVPAVRDGRDGAERGASVTFENVGFRYREDLPPVHHGVSFEVPGAGMTAFVGPSGAGKTTVFGLIERFYEVTSGRILVDGRDVRDWPVNGLRAAIGYVEQDSPVLAGTLRENLVFAAPGATDEEIAAVLVRARLDTLVERLPEGLDTVVGHRGSQLSGGERQRVAIARALLRKPRLLLMDEATSQLDAVNELALRDVVAEIAREVTVLVVAHRLSTVTLADRIVVMDAGRVRAVGTHAELVAADPLYGELAATQFLAAGG from the coding sequence GTGAGCACTCCCGAGACCACCGCAGCCAAGGACACCCCCGCCGTCAGGCTCCCCGCCGGGGAGACCTGGCGAGCGCTCTACACGCACTTCCGCCCGCACCGGGGGCGGGTCGCGCTCGGCGCGTTCTTCGCGCTCGTCGGGACCGTCACGGCGCTGCTCCAGCCACTGGCCGCCAAGAGACTGGTGGAGCAGCTCGGCGAGGACGAGTCGATCACCGGCGTCCTGATCGGGCTGACCGCGCTCGTGGTCCTCGGTACCGCCATCGAGGCGCTCGGCGGCTACATCATGGCCCGCTCCGCCGAGTCCGTCGTCCTCGCCGCGCGCCGCAGCCTCATCGGACGGCTGCTGCGGCTGCGGCTGCCCGCGATGGAGCGCACCCAGCCCGGTGACCTCATGTCCCGGATCACCTCGGACACCACACTGCTGCGTGCCGTGACCACCCAGGCGATCGTCTCGGCGGCGACCGGGCTCGTCGGCCTCGTCGCCACCCTGGTGATGCTGGCCCTGATGGATCTGACGCTGCTCGGGGTGACCCTCGGGGTACTGGTCACGATCGGCGGCGCGGTCGCCGTGATCATGCCGCAGATCTCCCGGGCCACCCAGCGCTCCCAGGAGGCGGTGGCGCAGATCTCCACCCGGCTGGAACGGGCCTTCGGCGCGTTCCGCACCCTCAAGGCGTCCGGCGCGGAGGAGCGGGAGACGAAGATCATCGCGGCGGCGGCCGAGGAGGCGTGGCGACAGGGCGTGCACGCCGCGAAGTGGGAGTCCGTGGCCTGGTCGTCGGTGGGGCTCGCGGTGCAGGTGTCGTTCCTCGCGGTGCTCGGCATCGGCGGGGCGCGCGTCGCGTCCGGCGCGATCGACGTGGCCACGCTGATCGCGTTCCTGCTCTTCCTCTTCTATCTCTTCGAGCCGGTGAACAAGCTGGTGGAAGCGGCGACCCAGTACCAGGAGGGCTCGGCGGCGATCGCCCGCATCGTGGAGGCGGAGCGGCTGGAGACCGAGGATCTGGAGACCGGGGAGCCGGGGGCCGGGGAGCCGGGAGCCGGGGAGCCGGGGGCCGGAGCGGACGTCCCGGGGGCCGCCGCCGGGCCGGTGGTCCCCGCCGTGCGGGACGGCCGGGACGGCGCGGAGCGGGGCGCGTCGGTCACGTTCGAGAACGTCGGCTTCCGCTACCGCGAGGATCTGCCGCCGGTCCACCACGGGGTCTCCTTCGAGGTGCCGGGCGCGGGCATGACCGCGTTCGTGGGCCCCTCCGGAGCGGGCAAGACCACCGTGTTCGGACTGATCGAACGGTTCTACGAGGTCACGAGCGGCCGAATCCTGGTGGACGGCCGGGATGTCCGCGACTGGCCCGTCAACGGACTCCGCGCCGCCATCGGCTATGTCGAGCAGGACTCCCCCGTCCTCGCGGGCACCCTCCGCGAGAACCTCGTCTTCGCGGCACCCGGCGCCACCGACGAGGAGATCGCTGCGGTCCTGGTCCGGGCCCGGCTCGACACCCTCGTGGAACGGCTGCCCGAAGGACTCGACACCGTCGTCGGCCACCGCGGCTCCCAACTCTCCGGCGGCGAGCGCCAGCGGGTGGCCATCGCCCGCGCGCTGCTGCGCAAACCCCGGCTGCTGCTGATGGACGAGGCCACCTCACAGCTCGACGCCGTCAACGAACTGGCGCTCAGGGATGTGGTCGCGGAGATCGCCCGCGAGGTGACCGTGCTGGTCGTCGCCCACCGGCTGTCCACGGTCACCCTCGCCGACCGGATCGTGGTCATGGACGCGGGCCGGGTCCGCGCGGTGGGCACCCACGCCGAACTGGTGGCGGCGGACCCGCTGTACGGGGAGCTGGCGGCGACGCAGTTCCTCGCGGCGGGCGGGTAG
- a CDS encoding class I SAM-dependent methyltransferase has product MARRLDEQIAARYPVGQRLRILDVGMGRGAQALRLARAGHEITALESDPALLRRVQEALATEPAGIRERFRLVQGEFRETGVHFLPGSFDVVLCHGVLTTSEEPDALLAGLARMLAPGGLLSLLVRNAGALAMGPGLAGDWTGALTTLDAPAATDREGRPVRADRLDALTSTLAGIAAPLHAWYGVQVFTPWGPDSGLPAAEELERLLAAEDRAGRTDPYRGIAAMLHLCGARAA; this is encoded by the coding sequence GTGGCACGTCGTCTCGACGAGCAGATAGCGGCCCGCTACCCGGTCGGGCAGCGGCTGCGCATCCTCGACGTCGGCATGGGCCGCGGCGCCCAGGCGCTGCGGCTGGCCCGCGCGGGCCACGAGATCACCGCCCTGGAGTCGGACCCGGCGTTACTCCGCCGGGTCCAGGAGGCACTGGCGACGGAGCCCGCCGGGATCCGCGAACGGTTCCGGCTGGTCCAGGGGGAGTTCCGGGAGACCGGGGTGCACTTCCTCCCCGGCAGCTTCGACGTCGTCCTCTGCCACGGGGTGCTGACGACCTCGGAGGAGCCCGACGCCCTGCTCGCCGGTCTCGCCCGGATGCTGGCGCCCGGCGGTCTGCTCTCCCTGCTGGTGCGGAACGCGGGTGCGCTCGCCATGGGCCCCGGCCTGGCCGGGGACTGGACGGGCGCGCTGACCACGCTGGACGCCCCCGCCGCCACCGACCGCGAAGGCCGCCCGGTGCGCGCCGACCGGCTGGACGCGCTCACCAGCACCCTCGCGGGGATCGCGGCCCCGCTGCACGCCTGGTACGGCGTCCAGGTCTTCACCCCCTGGGGCCCCGACTCCGGCCTCCCCGCCGCCGAGGAACTGGAACGGCTCCTCGCGGCGGAGGACCGGGCCGGGCGCACCGACCCGTACCGGGGGATCGCGGCGATGCTGCATCTGTGCGGAGCGCGCGCCGCCTGA
- a CDS encoding DUF3043 domain-containing protein, whose product MFRSRAKTEKAAPTEKVTAADPRDPQAPKGRPTPKRSEAESQRRRAATQPLDRKEAIRRQRDARRADLARQREALASGDERYLPARDRGPVRRFARDFVDSRFCVAEFFLPLAVLILIMSMIQAAQLQNIALLIWLGVIVLIVVDSIGLGLRLRKQLNERFPDEPKRGAVAYALMRTLQLRRLRLPKPQVKRGERP is encoded by the coding sequence GTGTTCCGTAGCCGTGCCAAGACCGAGAAGGCGGCGCCCACCGAGAAGGTGACGGCGGCCGACCCCCGCGACCCCCAGGCCCCCAAGGGTCGGCCCACCCCCAAGCGCAGCGAGGCCGAGAGCCAGCGCCGCCGGGCCGCCACCCAGCCGCTCGACCGCAAGGAGGCGATCCGCCGACAGCGGGACGCCCGCCGTGCCGACCTGGCACGGCAGCGGGAGGCGCTGGCGAGCGGTGACGAGCGCTATCTGCCCGCCCGTGACCGTGGTCCGGTGCGCCGTTTCGCCCGGGACTTCGTGGACTCCCGCTTCTGTGTCGCGGAGTTCTTCCTTCCGCTGGCCGTCCTGATCCTCATCATGAGCATGATCCAGGCCGCCCAGCTCCAGAACATCGCCCTGCTGATCTGGCTCGGCGTGATCGTCCTGATCGTCGTGGACTCGATCGGCCTCGGCCTGCGGCTGCGCAAGCAGCTCAACGAGCGCTTCCCCGACGAGCCCAAGCGCGGCGCCGTCGCCTACGCCCTGATGCGCACCCTCCAGCTCCGCCGACTGCGGCTGCCCAAGCCGCAGGTCAAGCGCGGAGAGCGGCCCTGA
- a CDS encoding PspA/IM30 family protein → MSGVMKRMGMIFRAKANKALDRAEDPRETLDYSYQKQLELLQKVRRGVADVATSRKRLELQLNQLQGQSAKLEDQGRKALALGREDLAREALSRRAALQQQVSDLETQHQTLQGEEEKLTLAAQRLQAKVDAFRTKKETIKATYTAAQAQTRIGEAFSGISEEMGDVGLAIQRAEDKTAQLQARAGAIDELLASGALDDPSGMAKDDIAAELDRISGGTDVELELQRMKAELAGGSGASQQAIEGGTEQDAAHRQQTGRPNFDKQ, encoded by the coding sequence ATGAGCGGTGTCATGAAGCGTATGGGGATGATCTTCCGCGCGAAGGCCAACAAGGCCCTGGACCGGGCCGAGGACCCGCGCGAGACTCTCGATTACTCGTACCAGAAGCAGCTGGAGCTGCTCCAGAAGGTCCGCAGGGGCGTCGCCGACGTGGCCACCTCCCGCAAGCGGCTGGAGCTCCAGCTCAACCAGCTCCAGGGCCAGTCCGCCAAGCTGGAGGACCAGGGCCGCAAGGCGCTGGCGCTCGGCCGCGAGGACCTGGCGCGGGAGGCGCTGTCCCGCAGGGCCGCGCTCCAGCAGCAGGTCAGCGATCTGGAGACGCAGCACCAGACCCTCCAGGGCGAGGAGGAGAAGCTCACGCTCGCCGCCCAGCGCCTCCAGGCCAAGGTCGACGCCTTCCGGACGAAGAAGGAGACGATCAAGGCCACCTACACCGCCGCCCAGGCGCAGACCCGGATCGGCGAGGCGTTCTCCGGGATCTCGGAGGAGATGGGCGATGTGGGCCTGGCGATCCAGCGGGCCGAGGACAAGACCGCCCAGCTCCAGGCGCGGGCGGGCGCCATCGACGAGCTGCTGGCCTCCGGCGCGCTCGACGACCCGTCGGGGATGGCGAAGGACGACATCGCGGCCGAGCTGGACCGGATCTCCGGCGGCACGGACGTCGAGCTGGAGCTCCAGCGGATGAAGGCCGAGCTGGCGGGCGGCAGCGGCGCGAGCCAGCAGGCCATCGAGGGCGGCACCGAGCAGGACGCCGCCCACCGGCAGCAGACGGGTCGGCCCAACTTCGACAAGCAGTGA
- the pspAA gene encoding PspA-associated protein PspAA: MIVRIMGEGQVKLADSHFAELNRLDDELLAELEQGDEPGFRRTLAALLARVREVGEPLPDDVLEPSELILPGPDATLAEVKAMLGDEGLIPGLPG; the protein is encoded by the coding sequence ATGATCGTACGGATCATGGGGGAGGGACAGGTGAAGCTGGCGGACAGCCACTTCGCCGAATTGAACAGGCTCGACGACGAGCTGCTGGCCGAGCTGGAGCAGGGCGACGAACCGGGGTTCCGGCGGACCCTCGCCGCGCTCCTCGCCCGGGTCCGCGAGGTCGGTGAGCCGCTGCCGGACGACGTACTGGAGCCGTCCGAGCTGATTCTCCCCGGGCCGGACGCGACCCTGGCGGAGGTCAAGGCGATGCTGGGTGACGAGGGGCTGATCCCGGGCCTGCCCGGCTGA
- a CDS encoding sensor histidine kinase — protein MNRFARGFARTRCWFGARPLAFDGVLAVLSLAAMVVGSFAVNGVHGPEFGTRTPAARSVVLMVLVAAALLYRRSHPRGVLVFTSLLSVIELGFGDPSAPVAMSAVIALYTVASRTDRPTTWRVGLITMAGLTGTAMFFGSTPWYTQENIAIFAWTGMASAAGDAVRSRRDFVDAIRERAERAERTREEEARRRVAEERLRIARDLHDVVAHHIALVNVQAGVAAHVMDRRPDQAKEALAHVREASRSALNELRATVGLLRQSGDPEAPTEPAPGLAVLDDLVTTFRQAGLPVEVARADEGAAPPSAVDLAAYRIIQEALTNVRKHAGDQARAEVSVVRVGLTLEVTVLDDGPSGRVPAPAGPRDPDAPEGGHGLIGMRERVAALGGRLSAGPRYGGGFRVQAILPLTARTGEDI, from the coding sequence GTGAATCGCTTCGCCCGCGGCTTCGCCCGCACCCGGTGCTGGTTCGGCGCCCGCCCGCTCGCCTTCGACGGCGTGCTCGCCGTCCTCTCCCTGGCCGCCATGGTCGTCGGCTCCTTCGCCGTCAACGGGGTGCACGGACCCGAGTTCGGGACCCGCACCCCCGCCGCGCGCAGTGTGGTGCTCATGGTCCTGGTCGCCGCCGCGCTGCTGTACCGGCGCAGCCACCCCCGCGGCGTCCTCGTCTTCACCAGCCTGCTGTCGGTGATCGAGCTGGGCTTCGGCGACCCCTCGGCTCCGGTCGCGATGTCCGCCGTGATCGCCCTCTACACCGTCGCCTCGCGCACCGACCGCCCCACCACCTGGCGGGTCGGCCTGATCACCATGGCCGGGCTCACCGGCACCGCCATGTTCTTCGGCTCCACCCCCTGGTACACGCAGGAGAACATCGCCATATTCGCCTGGACCGGGATGGCCTCGGCCGCGGGGGACGCCGTCCGCAGCCGCCGGGACTTCGTCGACGCCATCAGGGAACGCGCCGAACGGGCCGAGCGCACCCGGGAGGAGGAGGCCCGCCGCCGGGTCGCCGAGGAGCGGCTGCGGATCGCCCGCGATCTCCACGATGTCGTCGCCCACCACATCGCGCTCGTCAACGTGCAGGCCGGAGTCGCCGCCCATGTCATGGACCGGCGCCCCGACCAGGCGAAGGAAGCCCTGGCCCATGTCCGGGAGGCCAGCCGCTCCGCGCTCAACGAACTGCGCGCCACCGTCGGGCTGCTGCGCCAGTCCGGCGACCCCGAGGCCCCCACCGAGCCCGCCCCCGGCCTCGCCGTCCTCGACGACCTCGTCACCACCTTCCGGCAGGCGGGGCTCCCCGTCGAGGTGGCCCGCGCCGACGAGGGCGCCGCCCCGCCGTCCGCCGTCGACCTCGCCGCCTACCGGATCATCCAGGAGGCCCTGACCAACGTCCGCAAACACGCCGGTGACCAGGCCCGCGCCGAGGTCAGCGTGGTCCGCGTGGGACTGACCCTGGAGGTCACCGTCCTGGACGACGGACCCTCCGGCCGCGTCCCGGCACCGGCCGGGCCCCGGGACCCCGACGCCCCCGAGGGCGGCCACGGCCTCATCGGCATGCGGGAACGGGTCGCCGCCCTCGGCGGGCGGCTCAGCGCCGGACCCCGGTACGGAGGCGGTTTCCGGGTGCAGGCGATACTGCCCCTCACGGCACGTACGGGGGAGGACATATGA
- a CDS encoding response regulator, whose translation MTIRVLLADDQTLLRSAFRILVDSEPDMEVVGEAADGAQAVTLTRSERADVVLMDIRMPGTDGLAATRTITADPALAAVRVIMLTTFEVDEYVVGALRAGASGFLGKGAEPEELLNAIRIVAAGEALLSPTATKGLIARFLAQGGDGADEQRAAAYGERLNALTGREREVLVLVAGGLSNDEIGERLDVSPLTVKTHVNRAMAKLGARDRAQLVVTAYESGLVRPRAE comes from the coding sequence ATGACGATCAGGGTGCTGCTCGCCGACGACCAGACACTGCTGCGCAGCGCGTTCCGCATCCTGGTGGACTCCGAACCCGACATGGAGGTGGTCGGGGAGGCCGCCGACGGGGCCCAGGCCGTCACCCTCACCCGTTCCGAACGCGCCGACGTGGTCCTCATGGACATCCGGATGCCCGGCACGGACGGACTCGCCGCCACCCGCACCATCACCGCCGACCCCGCGCTCGCCGCCGTGCGCGTGATCATGCTGACCACCTTCGAGGTCGACGAGTACGTGGTCGGGGCGCTGCGCGCCGGGGCCTCCGGCTTCCTCGGCAAGGGCGCCGAACCGGAGGAGCTGCTGAACGCCATCCGGATCGTCGCCGCGGGCGAGGCCCTGCTCTCCCCGACCGCCACCAAGGGCCTGATCGCCCGATTCCTCGCCCAGGGCGGCGACGGCGCCGACGAGCAGCGGGCCGCCGCCTACGGCGAGCGGCTGAACGCGCTCACCGGGCGGGAGCGCGAGGTCCTCGTCCTGGTCGCGGGCGGTCTCTCCAACGACGAGATCGGCGAGCGCCTCGATGTCAGCCCGCTCACCGTCAAGACCCATGTGAACCGCGCGATGGCCAAACTGGGTGCCCGCGACCGCGCCCAGCTCGTCGTCACCGCCTATGAGTCGGGCCTGGTGCGACCCCGCGCGGAGTGA